A single region of the Rhizobium sp. NLR16a genome encodes:
- a CDS encoding ATP-dependent Clp protease proteolytic subunit, with protein sequence MNDEEQDDKTKELPLGKETEANLFKSRSIFIYGPINQELAQKVCSQLVALAAASDEDIRIYVNSPGGHVESGDSVHDMIKFIRPKVWMIGTGWVASAGALIYVAAPKERRLCLPNTRFLLHQPSGGTRGMASDIEIQAREIIKMNERLNKIMAEATGQPIDKIAKDTDRDYWLSAEEAKDYGLVSRIVTSQADI encoded by the coding sequence ATGAACGACGAAGAACAGGACGACAAGACGAAGGAACTGCCGCTCGGCAAGGAAACGGAGGCGAATCTTTTCAAGTCGCGTTCGATCTTCATCTATGGACCGATCAACCAGGAACTGGCGCAGAAGGTCTGCTCGCAGCTCGTCGCGCTTGCCGCGGCCAGCGACGAAGACATTCGCATCTATGTCAATTCGCCCGGCGGTCACGTCGAATCCGGCGATTCCGTCCATGACATGATCAAGTTCATCAGGCCGAAGGTCTGGATGATCGGTACGGGCTGGGTCGCTTCGGCCGGCGCGCTGATTTACGTCGCGGCTCCCAAAGAGCGGCGCCTGTGCCTGCCGAATACGCGCTTCCTGCTGCACCAGCCGTCGGGCGGCACGCGCGGCATGGCGTCCGACATCGAGATCCAGGCACGCGAGATCATCAAGATGAACGAGCGTCTGAACAAGATCATGGCGGAGGCTACCGGCCAGCCGATCGACAAGATCGCCAAGGATACGGATCGCGACTACTGGCTCTCTGCCGAAGAGGCGAAGGATTACGGCCTCGTTTCGCGGATCGTGACGTCGCAAGCCGACATCTGA
- a CDS encoding benzoate/H(+) symporter BenE family transporter, with product MRHSRSSESAMLKDFSVQALFMGLLTAFVGSASSFAVVLHGLQAVGATDAQAASGLMALSISMGVCAIVLSAVTRLPISIAWSTPGAALLASTGAIEGGFNAAVGAFLICAVLIIIAGLFKPLGRAVAAIPAPLANAMLAGVLIGLCFAPVKAIGFNPLLGLPIVISWIVVGAFKRLWAVPAALAAFVLVLAFGIDIPDGAFASLERSLMPTAEIVRPVFSFAAFISIALPLFIVTMASQNIPGIAVLKVNHYDPKPGPLFAVTGFFSLLSAPFGGHAVNLAAITAAMCAGHDAHADPKRRYWASLIAGVGYIILGLLAGAVTAFVALAPPVLIEAVAGLALVGAFSSSAMSAFQAQESREAAAITFLVTASGVSFGGISGAFWGLIAGGLMLVLSQLVRVWKDRPQSG from the coding sequence ATGCGCCATTCCCGCAGCTCAGAGTCCGCCATGCTCAAAGATTTTTCCGTCCAGGCCCTGTTCATGGGGCTGCTTACCGCTTTCGTCGGCTCCGCCAGCTCCTTCGCCGTCGTGCTGCACGGGCTGCAGGCGGTGGGTGCGACGGATGCGCAGGCCGCTTCGGGGCTGATGGCGTTGTCGATCTCCATGGGCGTCTGCGCGATCGTGCTCAGCGCCGTCACCCGATTGCCGATCAGCATCGCCTGGTCGACGCCGGGGGCGGCACTGCTGGCAAGCACCGGAGCGATCGAGGGCGGTTTCAATGCAGCGGTCGGCGCATTCCTGATCTGCGCCGTACTGATCATCATTGCCGGGTTGTTCAAACCGCTCGGCCGGGCGGTGGCCGCCATTCCTGCGCCGCTCGCCAATGCGATGCTCGCCGGTGTGCTGATCGGTCTCTGCTTCGCGCCGGTGAAGGCGATCGGCTTCAATCCGCTGCTCGGTCTGCCGATCGTCATTTCCTGGATCGTCGTCGGTGCCTTCAAGCGGCTCTGGGCGGTGCCGGCCGCGCTCGCAGCCTTCGTGCTGGTGCTCGCCTTCGGCATCGATATTCCCGATGGCGCTTTCGCCTCGCTCGAACGATCGCTGATGCCGACGGCGGAAATCGTCCGGCCGGTATTCAGCTTTGCGGCCTTCATCTCGATCGCGCTGCCACTCTTCATCGTCACCATGGCCTCGCAGAACATTCCGGGCATCGCGGTGCTGAAGGTCAATCATTACGATCCGAAGCCAGGCCCGCTTTTTGCCGTAACCGGCTTCTTTTCGCTGCTGTCGGCGCCTTTCGGCGGCCATGCCGTCAACCTGGCGGCGATCACCGCGGCCATGTGCGCCGGGCATGACGCCCATGCCGATCCGAAGCGGCGCTATTGGGCATCGCTGATCGCCGGCGTCGGTTATATCATCCTCGGGCTGCTTGCCGGCGCGGTGACGGCCTTTGTCGCCTTGGCGCCGCCCGTTCTGATCGAGGCGGTGGCGGGGCTGGCGCTGGTCGGGGCCTTCTCATCCTCGGCGATGTCGGCTTTCCAGGCGCAGGAATCGCGCGAGGCGGCGGCGATCACTTTCCTCGTCACCGCATCCGGCGTTTCCTTCGGCGGCATCTCCGGCGCTTTCTGGGGATTGATCGCCGGCGGGCTGATGCTCGTGCTGTCGCAGCTGGTGAGGGTTTGGAAAGACCGGCCTCAGTCCGGGTAA
- the leuA gene encoding 2-isopropylmalate synthase, which translates to MDNTNSRSSAKGMPDAAMKYRPYPQVNIPDRTWPTKTITKAPVWCSVDLRDGNQALVDPMGHDRKARMFHLLLEMGFKEIEIGFPSASQTDFDFARWCVEEGNVPADVSLQVLVQCRPELITRTFEALEGANRPIVHFYNSTSELQRRVVFAKDVQGIKQIAVDAAKMITDMAAKAGGGYRFEYSPESFTGTELEVALEICNAVIEVVKPTPDNKLIINLPSTVEMATPNVYADQIEWMCRNLDKRENLIVSLHPHNDRGTGIAAAELALLAGADRVEGTLFGNGERTGNVDVVTMALNMFTQGVDPGIDCSNIERIKEVFEYSNQMAIAERHPYVGELVYTAFSGSHQDAINKGMKAAQVANHPVWEVPYLPIDPRDVGRSYEAIIRINSQSGKGGIAYILQQDYGLNLPRNLQVEFREDIQRITDVEGKELPSKRIYDRFIERYVTQPEARLKFVDHHTYPDTERKGQRIVAAEITDNGETKRIEGRGNGPIDGFINALSHYLGIEMSVEDYSEHSLQHGSNAAAISYVETSYPGGKLFGAGINTNIVAASLEAIVSAANRVLEVKAGKA; encoded by the coding sequence ATGGACAATACCAACAGCCGATCCTCCGCGAAGGGCATGCCCGATGCCGCGATGAAGTACCGGCCCTATCCGCAGGTGAATATTCCCGACCGCACCTGGCCGACCAAGACCATCACCAAGGCGCCTGTCTGGTGCTCGGTCGACCTGCGCGACGGCAATCAGGCGCTGGTCGACCCGATGGGCCACGACCGCAAGGCCCGGATGTTTCATCTGCTGCTCGAGATGGGCTTCAAGGAAATCGAGATCGGTTTCCCCTCCGCCTCGCAGACCGATTTCGATTTCGCCCGCTGGTGCGTGGAAGAGGGTAACGTGCCCGCCGATGTCTCGTTGCAGGTGCTGGTACAGTGCCGCCCGGAGCTCATCACCCGCACCTTCGAAGCGCTGGAAGGCGCAAACCGGCCGATCGTGCATTTCTATAACTCGACCAGCGAGCTGCAGCGCCGCGTCGTTTTCGCCAAAGATGTGCAGGGCATCAAGCAGATTGCCGTCGACGCCGCCAAGATGATCACCGACATGGCAGCCAAGGCCGGCGGCGGCTATCGTTTCGAATATTCGCCCGAGAGCTTCACCGGCACCGAGCTGGAGGTGGCGCTGGAGATCTGCAACGCCGTCATCGAGGTCGTCAAGCCGACGCCGGACAACAAGCTCATCATCAACCTGCCGTCCACTGTCGAGATGGCGACGCCGAACGTCTATGCCGATCAGATCGAATGGATGTGCCGCAATCTCGACAAACGCGAGAACCTGATCGTATCGCTGCATCCGCATAACGACCGAGGCACCGGCATCGCCGCCGCCGAGCTGGCCTTGCTGGCAGGCGCCGACCGCGTCGAAGGCACGCTGTTCGGCAATGGCGAGCGCACCGGCAATGTCGATGTCGTGACAATGGCGCTCAACATGTTCACGCAGGGCGTCGATCCCGGGATCGACTGCTCGAATATCGAGCGGATCAAGGAAGTGTTCGAATATTCGAACCAGATGGCGATTGCAGAGCGTCACCCCTATGTGGGCGAGCTGGTCTATACGGCCTTCTCCGGCTCGCATCAGGATGCGATCAACAAGGGCATGAAGGCCGCACAGGTCGCCAACCATCCCGTTTGGGAAGTGCCGTATCTGCCGATTGATCCGCGCGATGTCGGCCGTTCCTACGAGGCGATCATCCGCATCAACTCGCAGTCCGGCAAGGGCGGCATCGCCTACATCCTGCAGCAGGATTACGGGCTCAACCTGCCGCGCAACCTGCAGGTCGAGTTCCGTGAAGATATCCAGCGCATCACCGACGTCGAGGGCAAGGAGCTTCCCTCGAAGCGCATCTACGACCGCTTCATCGAGCGTTACGTGACGCAGCCCGAGGCGCGCCTCAAGTTCGTCGACCACCACACCTATCCCGACACCGAGCGCAAAGGCCAGCGGATCGTAGCAGCTGAAATCACCGATAATGGCGAGACCAAGCGCATCGAAGGGCGCGGCAACGGCCCGATCGACGGCTTCATCAACGCACTGTCGCATTATCTCGGCATCGAAATGTCGGTCGAGGACTATTCCGAGCATTCGCTGCAGCACGGCTCGAATGCGGCGGCGATCTCCTATGTCGAGACCTCCTATCCCGGCGGCAAACTCTTCGGCGCCGGCATCAACACCAACATCGTCGCGGCATCGCTGGAAGCGATCGTCTCGGCGGCCAACCGGGTGCTCGAGGTGAAAGCCGGCAAGGCTTGA
- a CDS encoding anti-sigma factor: MLDLRKLPLEAQLTALLDGEVSPEQRHELEQRLASDENARRLHEKLRHGADFGRRRLDDVLKEPVPLALVRSIKSTQPPKTPIAQRAMRPQVKLAPSGPQALAAALILFVVGCGIGYFAGTTPDADEIATTTATAPANTNDWLGDVTAYQRLLIRQPRHLVEVPASQAEEISSWLTTAIGVPFRVPDLSTESWTFQGARVILGDNRPVGQLVYSNSDGDIISICFRKDAQPPETDDFKETIKDEIGLVTWHNAGTSYVLAGPSAEATLGQLAMKIATAI; this comes from the coding sequence TTGCTCGATCTTAGGAAATTGCCGCTCGAAGCCCAGCTCACCGCCCTTCTCGACGGCGAGGTCTCTCCCGAGCAGCGGCACGAACTGGAACAGCGCCTGGCAAGCGACGAGAATGCGCGTCGTCTGCATGAAAAGCTGCGCCATGGCGCCGATTTCGGCCGCCGCCGCCTCGACGATGTCCTGAAGGAGCCGGTGCCGCTCGCCCTCGTCCGCTCGATCAAGAGCACCCAGCCGCCAAAGACGCCGATCGCCCAGCGCGCCATGCGCCCCCAGGTGAAACTGGCCCCGAGCGGCCCGCAGGCGCTGGCAGCCGCTCTTATCCTCTTCGTCGTCGGTTGCGGCATCGGCTACTTTGCCGGCACCACCCCCGATGCCGACGAGATCGCCACCACGACCGCCACGGCGCCTGCCAATACCAACGACTGGCTCGGCGACGTCACCGCCTATCAACGCCTGCTGATCCGCCAGCCCCGTCACCTCGTCGAAGTGCCGGCATCACAGGCCGAAGAAATCTCCAGCTGGCTGACGACCGCCATCGGCGTGCCTTTCCGTGTGCCGGATCTCAGCACCGAATCCTGGACCTTCCAGGGTGCCCGCGTCATTCTCGGCGACAATCGCCCCGTCGGTCAGCTCGTCTATTCCAACAGCGACGGCGACATCATCTCCATCTGCTTCCGCAAGGACGCGCAGCCGCCTGAAACCGACGACTTCAAGGAAACGATCAAGGACGAGATTGGCCTGGTGACCTGGCACAATGCCGGCACCTCCTATGTTCTCGCCGGCCCCTCCGCCGAAGCCACCCTCGGCCAGCTCGCCATGAAGATCGCCACGGCGATCTGA
- a CDS encoding RNA polymerase sigma factor yields MRQPATTIDLRRDLVGLLPHLRRFAITLAGEAGVADELIQAVCLRAIAKGHQWNGEGRLESWIYTLARQQWTEDSRKRKPKASARGNVTDIREAARERSASVDPDAIHHMIAEMPDGVSSVFLLVDVEGHSYQQAADIMGISTASVVSQLATARLHFAGLAGTHPIHRY; encoded by the coding sequence ATGCGTCAGCCCGCAACGACCATCGACCTCCGGCGTGATCTCGTCGGCCTTCTGCCCCACCTTCGCCGCTTCGCGATCACGCTCGCGGGCGAAGCCGGCGTGGCCGACGAACTTATCCAAGCCGTTTGTCTGCGTGCCATTGCCAAGGGGCACCAGTGGAATGGCGAAGGCCGACTGGAAAGCTGGATATACACGCTTGCCCGTCAGCAGTGGACGGAGGACAGCCGCAAGCGGAAGCCGAAGGCCTCGGCACGCGGCAACGTCACCGACATCCGAGAGGCTGCCCGTGAACGCTCGGCCTCGGTCGATCCCGACGCCATCCATCACATGATCGCCGAAATGCCGGACGGCGTTTCTTCGGTCTTCCTGCTCGTCGATGTCGAAGGACATAGCTATCAGCAGGCGGCCGACATCATGGGAATTTCGACGGCAAGCGTCGTCTCCCAGCTTGCCACCGCAAGGCTGCATTTCGCCGGACTTGCCGGCACCCACCCCATCCACAGGTACTGA
- a CDS encoding metallophosphoesterase, which produces MFKLAHISDVHLGPLPRLSIQELFSKRITGFVNWHRNRRKHLFASTLDLLLDDIRAHQADHLAVTGDLVNLASGIEIRAAAAWLRVLGDPADTSVVPGNHDAYVPGAYEKSMRAWYDYVRGDLAPPQWQEDRRIFPYLRVRGKVAIVGCSTAVATPPFAASGFFSARQARDTVNMLRAAGEAGLFRVVMIHHPPIRGATAFYKRMIGIRRFAAVISTGGAELVLHGHTHLNTLHWLRGQVQPVPVVGIASASQGPGSIKPPAAYNLFSIDGSPGAWELTGKRFSLNRTGDAMMPESVDIFAP; this is translated from the coding sequence ATGTTCAAGCTCGCGCATATTTCCGACGTCCACCTCGGACCACTGCCCCGTCTTTCCATTCAAGAGCTGTTTTCCAAACGCATAACCGGCTTTGTGAACTGGCATCGAAATCGACGCAAGCACCTTTTCGCCAGCACGCTGGATCTGCTGCTCGATGACATCCGCGCCCATCAGGCCGACCATTTGGCCGTCACCGGCGACCTCGTCAACCTGGCGAGCGGCATCGAGATCCGCGCCGCCGCCGCCTGGCTGCGCGTGCTTGGTGATCCCGCCGACACCTCGGTCGTTCCGGGCAATCACGACGCCTATGTGCCGGGCGCTTACGAAAAGTCGATGCGCGCCTGGTACGATTATGTCCGCGGCGACCTCGCCCCGCCGCAATGGCAGGAAGACCGCCGCATCTTTCCCTATCTGCGCGTCCGCGGCAAGGTTGCGATCGTCGGCTGCTCCACGGCCGTCGCCACGCCCCCCTTCGCAGCCTCCGGCTTTTTCAGCGCCCGCCAGGCCCGCGATACGGTGAACATGCTGCGTGCGGCCGGCGAAGCCGGTCTCTTCCGCGTCGTCATGATCCATCATCCGCCGATCCGCGGCGCCACCGCCTTCTACAAACGCATGATCGGCATCCGCCGCTTCGCGGCCGTGATTTCGACCGGCGGCGCCGAGCTCGTGCTGCATGGCCACACGCATCTGAATACGCTGCACTGGCTGCGCGGCCAGGTGCAGCCGGTGCCAGTCGTCGGCATAGCATCGGCCTCGCAGGGACCGGGCAGCATTAAGCCGCCGGCGGCCTACAACCTCTTTTCCATCGATGGCTCTCCGGGCGCCTGGGAACTCACCGGCAAGCGCTTCAGCCTGAACCGGACAGGCGATGCGATGATGCCGGAAAGCGTCGATATTTTCGCCCCTTAG
- a CDS encoding NUDIX domain-containing protein — translation MDKEKRPPHIRLALRLLHVYFSFARGMTMGVRAACFDADGRIFLVRHSYIGGWHMPGGGLERNETAEEALAKELREEGNLRIIGKPRLVQVYFNTTTTRRDHVVFYRVTVEQTAPRPPDWEISDSGFFSLDSLPEGTTEATHRRLAELRGEQEPDHRW, via the coding sequence GTGGATAAAGAGAAGCGGCCCCCTCACATCAGGCTGGCCCTGCGCCTGCTGCATGTCTATTTCTCCTTCGCCCGCGGCATGACGATGGGCGTCAGGGCCGCCTGCTTCGATGCGGACGGCCGGATCTTCCTCGTGCGCCACAGCTATATCGGCGGCTGGCATATGCCCGGCGGCGGGCTGGAGCGCAACGAGACGGCGGAAGAAGCGCTGGCCAAGGAACTGCGCGAGGAGGGCAACCTCAGAATCATCGGGAAACCTCGGCTGGTCCAAGTCTATTTCAACACCACGACCACCCGGCGCGACCACGTCGTATTCTATCGCGTGACCGTCGAGCAGACGGCGCCGCGGCCGCCGGATTGGGAGATTTCCGACAGCGGGTTCTTTTCGCTCGACAGCCTGCCCGAGGGCACGACCGAGGCGACGCATCGCCGCCTCGCCGAGCTTCGGGGCGAGCAGGAACCCGACCACCGCTGGTGA